A genomic window from Candidatus Cybelea sp. includes:
- a CDS encoding GNAT family N-acetyltransferase — MATIETARLLLRGWRDEDLEPWIAMNADPRVSEFFGRVYSRARSLSQASEMRERLEARGYGWWVVQARSGPSFVGVICLQEVPFEAPFTPAYEVGWRFGAESLGHGYATEGARGALDFAFESLHWREVVAFTAAPNLRSARVMQRLGMTHDPRDDFDHPRLEPGHPLRRHVLYRIRAGYAAHAC; from the coding sequence ATGGCAACCATCGAGACGGCACGCCTGCTCCTGCGCGGGTGGCGCGACGAGGACCTCGAGCCGTGGATCGCGATGAACGCCGATCCGCGCGTGAGCGAGTTCTTCGGAAGGGTGTACAGCCGAGCTCGCTCTCTTTCGCAGGCATCCGAGATGCGCGAGCGGCTGGAAGCGCGCGGCTACGGCTGGTGGGTCGTGCAAGCCCGCAGCGGTCCGTCTTTCGTCGGAGTGATCTGTCTGCAAGAAGTTCCATTCGAAGCGCCGTTTACGCCCGCGTACGAGGTCGGCTGGCGGTTTGGGGCGGAGAGCTTGGGGCACGGCTACGCGACCGAGGGTGCGCGCGGCGCGCTCGACTTTGCCTTCGAGTCGCTGCACTGGAGGGAAGTCGTGGCGTTCACCGCGGCGCCGAATCTTCGCTCGGCTCGCGTGATGCAGCGCCTGGGCATGACGCACGATCCGCGCGACGACTTCGACCACCCACGGCTGGAACCGGGCCACCCGCTGCGACGCCACGTGCTCTACCGGATTCGCGCCGGCTACGCCGCGCACGCTTGCTAG
- a CDS encoding NAD-dependent epimerase/dehydratase family protein: MRSVLIAGAAGFIGSYLVDRYLAADWRVVGVDNLLTGNERNLDRARESDRFTLLRRDIAMENDDLAAAVEASGAAPELILHFASPASPIDYFEFPVETMAANSLGTLHCLQAVRRWGGRFLYASTSESYGDPLVHPQREDYWGNVNPVGPRSCYDESKRFGEALTMAFVRSADVNARIIRIFNTYGPRMRPNDGRVVSNFIVQALRGEPLTIYGDGSQTRSFCYVDDLVEGIVRCAASEKTRGRVVNLGNPEEHTMAELATLASELAGVPLSIERQPAREDDPARRRPDIGLARELLDWEPRISCTDGLRRTVDAFRSADGLTSSHSPLCRSGDRTAP, translated from the coding sequence ATGCGCAGCGTTCTCATTGCCGGTGCGGCCGGCTTCATCGGCTCATACCTCGTCGATCGCTACCTCGCCGCCGATTGGCGCGTCGTCGGCGTCGATAATCTCTTAACCGGAAACGAGCGCAACTTGGACCGGGCGCGCGAATCGGATCGCTTTACGCTGCTCCGGCGAGACATCGCGATGGAGAACGACGATTTGGCGGCCGCGGTGGAGGCATCTGGTGCGGCGCCCGAACTGATTCTTCACTTCGCCTCGCCGGCGAGTCCGATCGACTACTTCGAGTTTCCGGTCGAGACGATGGCGGCGAACAGTTTGGGAACGCTGCACTGCCTGCAGGCGGTTCGCCGCTGGGGCGGCCGGTTTCTCTACGCCTCGACGTCGGAGAGCTACGGCGATCCGCTCGTCCACCCGCAGCGCGAAGACTACTGGGGAAACGTGAACCCGGTCGGGCCGCGTTCGTGCTACGACGAATCGAAGCGCTTCGGCGAAGCACTGACGATGGCGTTCGTGCGCTCCGCGGACGTAAATGCGCGAATCATCCGGATCTTCAATACCTACGGACCGCGCATGCGGCCCAACGACGGGCGCGTCGTTTCGAACTTTATCGTGCAGGCGTTGCGGGGGGAGCCCCTGACGATCTACGGCGACGGCAGTCAGACCCGTTCCTTTTGCTACGTCGACGATCTCGTCGAAGGTATCGTCCGCTGCGCCGCGAGCGAGAAGACCCGCGGACGCGTCGTGAATCTTGGGAACCCCGAAGAACACACGATGGCCGAGCTGGCAACACTTGCCAGCGAACTCGCGGGCGTGCCGCTCTCGATTGAAAGGCAGCCGGCTCGCGAGGACGACCCGGCACGCCGCCGCCCCGACATCGGGCTCGCGCGCGAACTATTGGATTGGGAGCCGAGAATCTCGTGCACGGACGGCTTGCGTCGAACTGTCGACGCCTTTCGCAGCGCAGACGGCCTTACTTCGTCACACTCACCGTTATGCCGATCGGGAGATCGAACGGCCCCTTGA